In Carassius auratus strain Wakin chromosome 46, ASM336829v1, whole genome shotgun sequence, the following proteins share a genomic window:
- the LOC113064451 gene encoding phospholipid-transporting ATPase IC-like → MSARHRTASQDSQEEPDDEVVPYSDDETDDELQSEDDLDRREDQLPEPEIRPTPATEPGWSIRANDREYCNQPQFQKKVFLCVKKSRYSGNAIKTYKYNVLTFLPLNLYEQFKRAANLYFLCLLILQIIPQISTLPWYTTLVPLVLVLGITAIKDLVDDLARHRMDKEINNRRCEVLLNGRFEETRWMNLQVGDVVRLKKNDFIPADILSLSSSNPNSLCYVETAELDGETNLKFKMGLKVTDECLHEEDQLARFNALILCEEPNNRLDKFMGTMIWDAQSYPLDLDNMLLRGCKIRNTDVCHGLVIFAGNDTKIMRNGGKTRFKRTRIDILMNYMVYTIFGLLVLLCAGLAIGHTYWYESIGSKAWYLIDGLDYSSSTRGFLSFWGYIIILNTMVPISLYVSVEVIRLGQSKFINWDLQMYYGDKDTPAKARTTTLNEQLGQVEYIFSDKTGTLTQNIMAFKKCTITGRTYGDPTSADGVSLGRGTPVDFSWNKYAEKNFQFEDHFLVSSIRAKKDPQIMEFFKLLSLCHTVMVEQKEDELVYQAASPDEGALVTAACNFGYVFLSRTQDTITVLEMDHEETYEMLALLDFNSDRKRMSIILRYPDGKIRLYCKGADTVIYQRLDANSKNKETTQEALDIFANETLRTLCLCYKDISQAEYDAWSQKHQAASVSMENREEALDTVYEEIEENLLLIGATAIEDKLQDGVPETIAKLAKADIKIWVLTGDKKETAENIGYACQLLTDDMKIHYGEDVNVQLRNRQTQRRNDPQGRNKKLKEQFFTEPGKNALVITGGWLNEILYEKKKKRRRLRLKKLRKRFIHSTNPPDSSQPVDEWEKEKRQEDFVDMACECSSVICCRVTPKQKANVVSLVKRYKKAVTLSIGDGANDVNMIKTADIGVGISGQEGMQAVMSSDYAFAQFRYLQRLLLVHGRWSYIRMCKFLRYFFYKNFAFTLVHFWFSFFNGFSSQTAYEDWFITLYNVCYSSLPVLLVGLLDQDVNDKLSLRHPKLYLPGQQGSLFNYKNFFISLFHGVYTSLMIFFIPYGAFLQTMGQDGEAPSDYQSFAVVAASSLIITVNLQISLNTSYWTFVNFFAVLGSIAIYFGVMFDIHSAGIHVILPTTFTFTGAASNALRQPYLWLTIILTVGICLLPVICIQFLCQSIWPSVGDKVQRNRKKYELEDEEEERKKKKPAFQRGGRSRRSAYAFSHSTGYADLIASGRSIRQRPRVRPELRESIREAPQADNI, encoded by the exons ATGAGTGCTCGACATCGGACCGCTTCCCAGGATTCCCAGGAGGAGCCGGATGATGAGGTTGTGCCCTACAGCGATGACGAGACGGACGACGAGTTACAGTCAGAAGACGATCTGGATCGGAGAGAAGACCAGCTGCCAGAACCAGAAATCAGACCCACGCCTGCCACCG AGCCCGGCTGGAGCATCCGAGCCAATGACCGGGAATACTGCAATCAACCCCAGTTTCAGAAGAAGGTCTTTCTGTGCGTCAAGAAGAGCAGATATTCT ggCAATGCAATCAAGACGTACAAATATAACGTCCTCACCTTCCTGCCGCTGAACCTGTACGAGCAGTTTAAGAGAGCGGCCAACCTCTACTTCCTGTGTCTGCTGATCCTGCAG ATCATTCCTCAAATCTCCacgctgccgtggtacaccaccCTGGTGCCGTTAGTGCTGGTGTTGGGCATCACCGCCATTAAAGACCTGGTGGACGACCTG GCACGACACAGGATGGACAAAGAAATCAACAACAGAAGGTGTGAGGTGCTGCTCAATGGCAG ATTTGAAGAGACCAGATGGATGAACCTGCAAGTTGGTGATGTGGTCAGACTaaagaaaaatgattttattCCG GCCGATATTCTGTCGTTGTCCAGCTCCAATCCCAACAGTCTGTGTTATGTAGAGACGGCGGAGCTCGACGG AGAGACGAATCTGAAGTTTAAGATGGGTCTCAAGGTGACAGACGAGTGTCTTCATGAGGAGGATCAGTTGGCCAGGTTTAATG CGCTGATTTTGTGCGAGGAGCCCAACAACCGTTTGGATAAGTTTATGGGAACGATGATCTGGGACGCTCAGAGTTACCCGCTCGACCTGGACAACATGCTGCTCAGAGGATGCAAGATTCGCAACACGGACGTGTGCCACGGCCTGGTCATATTCGCAG GAAATGACACTAAGATCATGAGGAACGGAGGGAAGACCAGGTTCAAACGCACCAGGATAGACATACTGATGAACTACATGGTCTACACG ATCTTTGGGTTGCTGGTTTTGTTGTGTGCTGGTCTGGCCATCGGACACACGTACTGGTACGAGAGCATCGGCTCGAAGGCCTGGTATCTAATCGACGGCCTCGACTACTCTTCATCTACCCGAGGCTTCCTCAGTTTCTGGGGCTACATCATCATCCTCAACACCATGGTGCCCATCTCTCTCTATGTGAG TGTGGAGGTGATCCGCTTGGGTCAGAGTAAGTTCATTAACTGGGATCTGCAGATGTACTACGGTGACAAAGACACGCCGGCCAAAGCCAGGACCACCACACTGAACGAGCAGCTGGGGCAGGTCGAGTACATCTTCTCTGATAAAACCGGCACGCTAACGCAAAACATCATGGCCTTCAAGAAGTGCACCATCACAGGACGCACTTACG GAGATCCCACCAGTGCAGACGGTGTGTCACTGGGTCGTGGAACG CCTGTGGATTTCAGTTGGAATAAATACGCCGAAAAGAATTTCCAGTTTGAAGACCATTTCCTCGTTTCCTCTATCCGTGCGAAGAAGGACCCCCAAATTATGGAGTTTTTCAAACTCCTGTCCTTGTGTCACACCGTCATGGTTGAGCAGAAAGAGG ATGAGTTGGTGTACCAGGCTGCGTCTCCTGATGAGGGCGCTCTGGTCACAGCAGCATGCAACTTTGGTTATGTGTTCTTGTCCCGAACGCAGGACACCATCACCGTCCTGGAGATGGACCATGAGGAGACCTACGAGATGCTCGCTCTGCTCGACTTCAACAGCGACCGCAAGCGCATGTCCATCATCC tgaGATATCCAGACGGTAAAATTCGTCTGTACTGTAAGGGCGCAGACACTGTGATCTACCAGAGACTCGATGCTAATAGCAAGAATAAAGAAACCACGCAAGAAGCTCTGGAC ATCTTTGCGAACGAGACGCTGCGGACTCTGTGTCTCTGCTATAAAGACATCAGTCAGGCGGAGTACGACGCCTGGTCTCAGAAACACCAGGCTGCCAGCGTTTCAATGGAGAACCGTGAGGAGGCCCTGGACACTGTGTACGAAGAGATCGAGGAAAACCTTTTG CTGATTGGAGCGACAGCCATTGAAGATAAACTTCAGGACGGCGTCCCAGAAACCATCGCAAAACTGGCCAAAGCTGACATCAAGATCTGGGTTCTGACCGGAGACAAGAAAG AGACCGCTGAGAACATCGGCTACGCCTGCCAACTGCTGACCGACGATATGAAGATCCACTACGGAGAGGACGTGAA TGTTCAGCTGAGGAACAGACAGACACAAAGGCGCAACGACCCTCAAGGACGCAATAAGAAGCTGAAGGAGCAGTTTTTCACAGAGCCTGGCAAGAACGCGCTCGTCATCACTGGAGGCTGGCTG AATGAGATCCTgtacgagaagaagaagaagcgtcGTCGCTTGCGTCTGAAGAAGCTCAGGAAGCGGTTCATTCACTCCACCAATCCTCCAGACAGCAGTCAGCCCGTGGACGAGTGGGAGAAGGAGAAGAGACAGGAGGACTTCGTGGACATGGCGTGTGAATGCAGCTCGGTGATCTGCTGTCGCGTGACGCCCAAACAGAAGGCCAACGTGGTCAGTCTGGTCAAGCGCTACAAGAAGGCCGTGACTCTGTCCATCGGCGACGGAGCCAATGACGTCAACATGATCAAGA CTGCAGACATCGGTGTGGGCATCAGTGGTCAGGAGGGGATGCAGGCGGTAATGTCCAGCGATTACGCCTTCGCTCAGTTTCGTTATCTTCAGCGCCTCCTGCTGGTCCACGGACGCTGGTCCTACATCCGCATGTGCAAATTCCTGCGCTACTTCTTCTACAAGAACTTCGCCTTCACTCTGGTGCACTTCTGGTTCTCCTTCTTCAACGGATTTTCCTCACAG ACGGCTTATGAAGACTGGTTCATCACTCTATACAACGTTTGCTACAGCAGTCTTCCTGTTCTCCTCGTGGGTCTTCTGGATCAG GACGTGAACGACAAGCTGAGTTTACGCCACCCGAAGCTGTATCTCCCGGGGCAGCAAGGATCGCTGTTTAACTACAAGAACTTCTTCATCAGCTTGTTCCACGGCGTCTACACGTCCCTCATGATCTTCTTCATCCCGTACGGTGCGTTCCTGCAGACCATGGGACAGGACGGCGAGGCTCCGTCTGATTACCAGTCGTTCGCTGTGGTCGCAGCTTCATCGCTCATCATCACCGTCAACCTGCAG ATCTCGTTGAACACCTCCTACTGGACGTTTGTGAACTTTTTCGCGGTGCTCGGCAGTATAGCCATTTACTTCGGCGTCATGTTTGACATCCACAGCGCAGGAATCCACGTCATCCTCCCAACCACCTTCACTTTCACAG GTGCGGCGTCTAACGCTCTGAGACAGCCGTATCTCTGGCTGACCATCATCCTGACGGTGGGAATCTGTCTCCTTCCCGTCATCTGCATCCAGTTCCTCTGTCAGTCCATCTGGCCCTCGGTCGGAGACAAG GTCCAGAGGAACAGGAAGAAGTATGAGCttgaggatgaagaagaggagaggaagaagaagaagccgGCATTCCAGCGCGGCGGACGCTCTCGTCGCTCCGCTTACGCCTTCTCGCACTCGACCGGCTACGCCGACCTCATCGCGTCGGGACGCAGCATTCGCCAGCGACCGCGTGTCCGGCCCGAGCTCAGAGAGAGTATACGAGAGGCTCCTCAGGCCGACAACATCTGA